In Deltaproteobacteria bacterium GWC2_55_46, a single window of DNA contains:
- a CDS encoding addiction module antidote protein, HigA family, with protein sequence MMHNLPHPGEVVKKLCIDPLGLSITGTAKALCVSRKTLSEIVNGRAGISPEMAVRLSITFGTASESWLTQQMQFDLWEVKRKKIKAKQLKAA encoded by the coding sequence ATGATGCACAATCTCCCTCACCCCGGAGAGGTTGTAAAGAAGCTCTGCATTGACCCCCTGGGGCTTTCCATAACCGGGACGGCGAAGGCCCTGTGCGTAAGCCGTAAGACCCTTTCCGAGATAGTGAACGGGCGCGCCGGTATAAGCCCTGAAATGGCCGTGAGACTATCCATAACCTTCGGCACCGCATCGGAAAGCTGGCTCACACAGCAGATGCAGTTTGACCTTTGGGAGGTAAAGCGGAAGAAAATAAAGGCCAAACAGCTGAAGGCCGCTTGA
- a CDS encoding general secretion pathway protein GspG, with product MYLIYIQRARSRRLTAHITKTGKGGFTLIEMLIVMTLIGILAGIAVPLYQNSVTKSREAVLKEDIYQLREAIDKHYADNGAYPESLRELSNKKYIRSVPVDPFTNSDETWIEIPVEGDPGVYDVKSGSRLVGTNGVAYSEW from the coding sequence ATGTATTTGATATATATTCAAAGAGCGAGGAGCAGGCGCTTGACGGCACATATTACAAAGACTGGTAAAGGCGGCTTCACTCTCATAGAAATGCTGATAGTGATGACGCTTATTGGCATACTTGCTGGAATTGCCGTGCCGCTCTATCAGAACTCAGTGACAAAATCCAGAGAGGCGGTGCTGAAGGAAGATATATACCAGCTCAGGGAGGCCATAGACAAGCACTACGCGGATAATGGAGCTTACCCTGAAAGCCTCCGCGAACTCTCGAATAAAAAATATATCCGCTCAGTGCCAGTTGACCCGTTTACCAATTCGGACGAGACCTGGATAGAGATACCTGTTGAAGGAGACCCCGGAGTATACGACGTAAAAAGCGGAAGCCGCCTTGTTGGCACCAATGGAGTCGCCTACAGTGAATGGTAA
- a CDS encoding general secretion pathway protein GspG: protein MARNGFTYIELVITVAIIAILAAVIMPLSQISSKRVKEAELRQSLRMIRTAIDDYKRAWDEGKIKKSVGESGYPPDLNILVEGIDDASSAQSGRKIFLLRRIPRDPISKVKDTAPEETWGLRSYQSPPDDPQEGDDVFDIYSKSEEQALDGTYYKDW, encoded by the coding sequence ATGGCACGGAATGGGTTCACCTATATCGAGCTTGTAATAACGGTCGCCATAATAGCCATTCTCGCGGCAGTCATAATGCCTTTATCTCAGATCTCTTCAAAACGGGTAAAAGAGGCTGAATTAAGGCAGAGCCTCCGCATGATAAGGACAGCAATAGACGATTACAAGCGGGCCTGGGACGAAGGGAAGATTAAGAAGAGCGTTGGCGAGTCTGGTTATCCGCCGGACTTGAATATACTTGTCGAAGGGATCGATGATGCCTCTTCAGCGCAATCGGGGCGGAAGATATTTCTACTCAGGCGTATTCCACGCGACCCTATTAGCAAGGTCAAGGACACCGCGCCTGAGGAGACGTGGGGCTTGAGAAGCTACCAGAGCCCGCCTGATGACCCGCAGGAAGGCGACGATGTATTTGATATATATTCAAAGAGCGAGGAGCAGGCGCTTGACGGCACATATTACAAAGACTGGTAA